One Trichoderma asperellum chromosome 5, complete sequence genomic region harbors:
- a CDS encoding uncharacterized protein (TransMembrane:7 (o6-25i37-57o69-87i130-148o154-177i189-209o215-238i)~EggNog:ENOG41) — protein sequence MGWLATCTGYLAPMFIILSPILSYGDQAVSMHRKKTSAGFSLDIPLIMLVASLFRIFYWPGARFDSSLLIQSLIMVGMQVALLKIALDHRPAPSNKGGESGLPFAAAEGLFSQRPYNFWQWRSPKPYWQFVVYLFAGLLVCEVVMSSIPPVYSMYSVLIGYIGLSVEATLPIPQILANAQSKSVKGFRLSVLASWIGGDAMKIFWFFTATSEIPLAFKICGIFQACCDCFLGVQYFIYGEGESTVKGHPLQDFSSQEIGAQQQGRSTTPTRRSAPFSDYERN from the exons ATGGGCTGGCTTGCGACCTGCACGGGCTACCTGGCGCCAATGTTCATCATCCTCTCGCCCATCCTCTCCTATGGCGACCAGGCCGTCTCGATGCACCGCAAAAAGACCAGCGCGGGCTTCTCTCTCGACATCCCCCTGATTATGCTGGTCGCATCTCTGTTCAG AATCTTCTACTGGCCCGGCGCACGATTCGACTCGAGCTTGTTGATACAGTCCCTGATCATGGTGGGAATGCAGGTGGCGCTCCTCAAGATTGCTCTCGATCACCGACCTGCCCCTTCGAATAAAGGCGGAGAGTCCGGGCTGCCATTCGCTGCTGCCGAGGGCCTCTTTTCCCAGCGGCCGTATAATTTCTGGCAATGGAGGTCACCGAAGCC ATATTGGCAGTTCGTGGTCTACCTCTTCGCAGGCCTGCTCGTCTGCGAAGTTGTCATGTCCAGCATCCCTCCCGTCTATTCCATGTACTCGGTCCTCATCGGCTACATTGGCCTCTCCGTCGAAGCCACGCTCCCGATCCCGCAGATCCTCGCCAACGCGCAGTCCAAGTCGGTCAAGGGCTTCCGGCTGTCCGTGCTCGCTAGCTGGATCGGAGGCGACGCCATGAAGATCTTCTGGTTCTTCACCGCCACGTCCGAGATTCCCCTGGCCTTCAAGATCTGCGGCATCTTCCAGGCTTGCTGCGACTGCTTCCTCGGCGTCCAGTACTTCATCTACGGAGAAGGCGAGAGCACCGTCAAGGGCCACCCGCTGCAAGACTTCTCCAGTCAGGAGATTggagcgcagcagcagggcaGGAGTACGACGCCCACACGGCGGTCGGCGCCATTTAGCGACTA